The following are encoded together in the Lathyrus oleraceus cultivar Zhongwan6 chromosome 3, CAAS_Psat_ZW6_1.0, whole genome shotgun sequence genome:
- the LOC127131991 gene encoding secreted RxLR effector protein 161-like → MDDANLVGTPMECDSKLSKHENGEFVDPTLYKSLVGRLRYLTSTRPNVLYVVEVVSRYMETPTTTHFKAEKRILRYIKGTTNFGLHYYSSNNYEIIDYSDSDWSGDLDDRKITTGFVFFMGDTAFTWMSKKQPIVTLSTCEAEYVAATSCVCHAVWLRNLLKELKMPQDDPVEICVYNKSALTLAKNPVFHEKSKHIDTRYHFIRECIEKKKVKLKYVMSKDQVADIFTKPLKLETFVKLRNMLGVTNQV, encoded by the coding sequence ATGGATGATGCCAATCTAGTTGGCACCCCGATGGAATGTGACAGCAAGTTGAGTAAGCATGAAAATGGAGAGTTTGTTGATCCAACTCTTTACAAAAGTTTGGTTGGACGTCTGCGTTACTTGACAAGTACAAGGCCGAATGTTCTCTATGTTGTAGAAGTCGTAAGCCGCTACATGGAAACTCCAACAACAACTCACTTCAAGGCGGAAAAAAGAATTCTTCGATACATCAAAGGTACAACAAACTTTGGCTTGCACTATTACTCTTCTAATAATTATGAGATTATTGACTATAGTGATAGTGATTGGAGTGGAGACTTGGATGATAGAAAAATCACTACTGGTTTTGTGTTCTTCATGGGAGATACTGCTTTCACTTGGATGTCAAAGAAGCAACCTATCGTCACACTATCAACTTGTGAAGCTGAGTATGTTGCTGCCACATCATGTGTTTGTCATGCAGTTTGGCTAAGGAATTTGTTGAAAGAATTAAAAATGCCACAAGATGATCCTGTTGAAATATGTGTTTACAATAAATCAGCACTTACTTTGGCAAAGAATCCTGTATTTCATGAAAAAAGTAAGCACATCGACACCCGTTACCACTTCATAAGAGAATGCATCGAgaagaagaaggtgaagttgAAGTATGTGATGTCTAAAGATCAAGTTGCCGACATTTTCACCAAGCCACTCAAATTGGAAACTTTCGTGAAGCTAAGGAATATGCTTGGAGTCACAAATCAAGTTTAA
- the LOC127131992 gene encoding uncharacterized protein LOC127131992: MKTLLGAQDVWDIVEKGFNEQDEASLSQGVKETLRESRKRDKKALFLIYQPVDEDTFEKISNATTTKEAWDKLQTCNKGVEQVKKIRLQTLRGDFKCLFMEESESIFDYFSRVLAVVNQHKRNAEGVDEVKVMEKILRTLNPEKQKRKIKQKEAMEKLLQLNIKEENYANYKSQRGRGRGQDRGRGRGHKGEGRGSYNNYCNNGERSWNPQARRGRGRGNSWSRFSKKVVEKANFVEEKGGEEETLLLACQNQVEEKRNKWYLDTGARNHMCGDQSMFVEINEATTGNVSFGDDSKIPVKGKGKILIRLKNGSHQFISNVYYVPNMKNNILSLGQLLEKGYDIHLKEHSIFLRDCRHNLIAKVPRSNNRMLLLNIQNDVANCLKTCYTESSWLWHL, from the exons AGAGAGACAAGAAAGCTCTCTTCCTCATTTATCAACCGGTGGATGAAGATACATTTGAGAAGATCTCCAACGCAACGACGACCAAAGAAGCATGGGACAAACTTCAAACTTGCAACAAAGGAGTGGAACAGGTGAAAAAGATCCGTCTTCAAACTCTTAGAGGTgattttaaatgtttatttatgGAAGAGTCCGAGTCAATTTTTGATTATTTTTCTCGAGTATTGGCTGTAGTCAATCAACATAAAAGAAATGCCGAAGGTGTTGATGAGGTGAAAGTCATGGAGAAAATACTTCGCACTTTAAATCCAG aaaaacaaaagagaaaaattaaaCAAAAGGAGGCTATGGAGAAACTACTACAACTCAACATAAAGGAAGAAAATTATGCGAATTACAAGAGCCAAAGAGGACGAGGTCGTGGCCAAGATCGTGGGCGTGGACGAGGACATAAAGGAGAAGGAAGAGGTAGTTATAACAACTACTGTAACAATGGAGAAAGAAGTTGGAACCCACAAGCAAGAAGAGGTCGTGGAAGAGGAAATTCATGGTCGAG ATTCTCAAAGAAAGTTGTGGAGAAAGCTAACTTTGTAGAAGAAAAAGGCGGAGAAGAAGAAACGTTGTTGCTCGCGTGCCAAAACCAAGttgaagagaaaagaaacaaATGGTACCTCGACACCGGTGCAAGAAATCACATGTGTGGCGATCAAAGCATGTTCGTAGAGATCAATGAAGCGACAACTGGCAATGTCTCATTTGGAGATGACTCAAAGATACCGGTCAAAGGAAAAGGTAAAATTCTTATACGCTTAAAGAATGGGAGTCATCAATTCATATCCAATGTCTATTATGTTCCTAACATGAAGAATAATATTTTGAGCTTGGGACAATTATTAGAGAAAGGCTATGACATCCACTTGAAAGAACATAGTATTTTCTTAAGAGATTGTAGACATAACTTGATTGCTAAGGTGCCTAGGTCAAATAATAGAATGTTACTCTTGAACATTCAAAATGATGTTGCAAATTGTCTCAAGACTTGCTATACCGAATCTTCATGGCTATGGCATCTATGA